The region TATTTGAAAGATTTATTTTTTAATACAAGAACACAAGAAGCACAACATGCAATAAGAATATCAATATTATTTGAAGAAGAGTGAAATATAACTATTCATCAAAATCTATTGAAAAAGTAATTACAGTATTGGGATTTATAGATATAGTCAATTCAATAGATTTTGTTGATTCTCTAGTGGCTTGAGAAAAACTTAAACTAAAAGGGATATTCATTTTAATTAAAAGAGTAGTAGCAGCATTTAGCTGCTCTATTTTTATGCAATCATTATTTATCAATTTTTGAAAAGTGGTAGTAGATAATATGTTTATTATATCTTTGTACATAAATAGCCCTCCTCTACAAACCTATAATATTATACTCACATAAATGTTGAATGTGAATGTATTGAGTAAAGTTAGTAGAGAAGGAAAAGGTGACAAGAAAAATCCAGTCACCTAAGCTATTCTATGCTTGTCCCTTATGAAGAAAAATATACTTGCAGTAATTCTAAGTAATCCAATTATCACTAATGATATTTTCATAGTAGTAGCTTCCTTTATAGCTATACCTATCATTGGAGCTATAGCAGATATTATTGCTATAAAGGTATTATATATTGCTATATAAACTGTTCTATTTTCCTTAGGTGTTACTTCTAGCAATATATTAAATAAAATCAAAGTAGTACCTGCCACAGAAACACCTACTATCACATTGAACAATACAAGTTGCTTAATAGTACTAGATAGTGCATATAGTATAGGTGTAATTCCCATTCCGAATATAGCTAAACTTAGTGCAAAGCTATTTCCTTTCTTATCCGCAAATTTTGCCCATTTTGTATAGGCTATTATAGATGAAAGACTACTTGCTATAGCAATAGCACTTATACCAATTTCATTTGCTTTCAATACTTTAATTGAATATATACTGAATAATGGTTGCGCACCCATCCATCCTATGTGAAAAAACACTGAACATAGGGTAAATATTATAAAGTCCTTTTCTTTTGGAACTTTTCTAAGGGTTTCTTTTAGAGAATCGATGTATTTACAATTATTATCTTTATTTTTTTTCATACCTTTAAATTTAAAATAAGATATTACTTCTCCTAAGGATATTAAAAATGCAATTACAAAAAATACTTGGTATAATACTATAGCTTCGTTGTTTGTCTTGGGAATTTTTGCAAGTGTTTGTCCAGATAAGAAAGTAACGATCATACTAAAAATGGTTGCATATCTATTTCTAAGTCCCATAGAAATGCCTCTATCTCTAGGGAGGAATATATCTCCAATGCTAGATTGATAGCCCATAGTTCCAATAGAACCAGGTAAATTCATAAGACCTATCAATATAACGAAAAGTGAAGCTTTATTTACATTATTAAAAAATGGAACACAAGCTAACAATAAATAGAAAAACTTATGTATCAACATTATGGTTCCAGTTACCTTTTTTTTGTTGCTATTACTTTCTATGAGTATTGCTCCAGGTATAAAGGCAAATATGCTTACGAAATGTGGTAATGAGGTTAATAAGCCAATTTGGTAATCAGTAGCACCTAATCTTTCAGCGAATTTTGCAAAGTAAGGATTGACTAAATTTAGAGATACAGTAGCACAAATACCGCATATGATATTTACTTTAGTGTTATAATCAACAAGTTCTTCTTCATAGTACAATGATTCTTCTTCCATTATATCCACCTTCTTTATGAAAAGTATCAATATAAAACATTATATATCAGTAACTAAATATTTTCCACAGTACATACTAAAAATAGCCCTAAAAACTTATTTCAATATATAGAAACATTGTAGTATAATTTAACCAAAGGGAGTTGGACATATGTTTATGAAAAATATAGATTTAGATGAAAATATTATACTGAAAAATAATGTTCCTATATTAGTAAAGGATGAAAATTGGATAAAATTATTTGGTGATGTAAATGATAGGGCTATTCAGTTCAATAAAGAAACTCTTCAAGAACTACTTAAAGAACAGGTAAAACTAGAATCTGAAATTGGGCAATTACAAAAAGAAAAATTGAAATGTATGGTCATGATTTTAAGAGTTTCTGATGCTGTAAATAATGAAGAAAAAGTCGAGGGAGTAGAACTTTTAGATGAATACAAGGAAAACATAAACAGTATCAATGAAAAGATGGATGAATTGACATTCAAATTGGAAACTATTCCCCAAGAGATAAGAGATGTCAATTATGAACTTTTAAGGGTAACAGTTAAATATGGATATAAGGATTTAAAAACAAAGGAAAAAAAGCTAGAAGAAGTAACTGATGAATTTGAAGAATTGCGTGAAAAATTAAAGATATTGATAAATGAGAAGCATGATTATGAGGAATCGATAAATGCAACATATACTTTTCTCCATGGGATGTTGGGAAGCAAAGAAATGGAAAAATTAGATAAGGAAATATTGGAATAGGAGAATAATTATGATTGGTAGTATTGGGATAGATATAGTCAAGATAAATAGGATTGAAAGAATAATGGACAAGAATGGTGAAAGATTTTTAAACAAAGTTTTCACCACTGATGAGATAGAATATATCAAGAATAAAAAAGAAAATATAGCAACGATATCTGGAATATTTGCTTCAAAAGAAGCAGTTAGCAAATTGCTAGGTACAGGAATAGGAAAGGTGAGTTGGAAGGATATTGAAGTTTATCATGACTTTTTTGGAAAACCACTTATAATTCTCCATGGAAATGCATATATAAGAATGAAAGAAAAGTTAATACAAAATATTCATTTGACTATAAGTCATGAAAGAGAATATGCTATTGCATTTGCAGTAGGCCAAGGTGATTCAAGTTCGTTTTTAGATAAAGAGTTGATAAACAATACAATGAAGGATATAAAATATATGAGTGAAATACTACCTAAAAGGGAAAAAAATAGTCATAAAGGAAGTTTTGGAAGAGTAGGTATAATTGCAGGGAGTATGGGAATGACAGGTGCTCCATATTTAAGTAGTGAGGCTGCCCTTCGCACTGGAAGTGGCCTTGTATATACTATATCCCCTAAATCTTTACAAAACATATTGTCTATTAAATTGACAGAAGCAATAATAGTGCCTATAGAAGACCATGGAAGAGGTCATTTTGTATTGGACAGTGTTGATGATATTCTTGAAGAAATTGAAGCATTAGACTTAGATGTTATAGCTATTGGACCTGGTCTTGGAGTAGATGGTGAAAGAAGGATTATTGTAGAGGAACTACTTAAATCTATAGAAAAACCAGTTGTATTAGATGCGGATGGATTAAATTGTATATCAAATAAAACTGGCATTCTTGAAAGTAGGAGGGAAAAAACTGTCATTACTCCTCATCCTGGAGAGCTTTCAAGATTACTTAATATTAGTATAGTAGATATACAAAACGATAGAATAAAATTTGCTAAAATGGCTTCAGAAAAATACAATTCAATTACAATATTAAAGGGAGCAAATACTATTGTATCTAGTGAAAATGGAGAAATATACATCAATCAAACAGGCAATCCTGGAATGGCAACAGCAGGTAGTGGCGATGTATTGACAGGTGTTATAGCTAGCTTTTTAGGCCAAGGTATAGATGCTATGAAGGCTTCTATATTGGGGGTATATTGTCATGGACTTGCAGGAGATTTAGCTAGTATAGATATAGGAGAGTATGGACTTATAGCTAGGGACATTTTAAAATACATTCCAAAATCCATTAATACAATTCAAAAATTCTAAAATAAAGGTTGGGATCTATGAATATGAAGAAGGTATTATTAGTATTATTAATACTACCATTACTATTGATTACTTCATGTGGTAGACCAACAGATGAAGAATTGTTTCATGAAGTGCAAAAGACTATTAGTAATTTCAATAATTATAAATGTACTTCAAACATAGTTGTAAAGAGCAATAAGGGAGAAACAAAATATGTATTTATTGAAACTTTTGTAAAACCTGATAAAATAAAATTAGAAATAATTGAACCAAAAGACAGTTTTGGGTGTATAATTATATATGATGGCTTAAAAATGTTTTTAGTGCATCCCAGTATTAATCAGACCATCACTTTAGAGAACATAAAGTCAATTGATAGGCAATATTTCTTAGGAGATTTTTTCAAAAACCTAAGCCTTTGTGAAAAACCCCAAATCATGAAAGAAAAAATAGGAGAAGAAGAGTACATAATAATTAATATTGATATGCCAG is a window of Anaerosalibacter sp. Marseille-P3206 DNA encoding:
- a CDS encoding MFS transporter; protein product: MEEESLYYEEELVDYNTKVNIICGICATVSLNLVNPYFAKFAERLGATDYQIGLLTSLPHFVSIFAFIPGAILIESNSNKKKVTGTIMLIHKFFYLLLACVPFFNNVNKASLFVILIGLMNLPGSIGTMGYQSSIGDIFLPRDRGISMGLRNRYATIFSMIVTFLSGQTLAKIPKTNNEAIVLYQVFFVIAFLISLGEVISYFKFKGMKKNKDNNCKYIDSLKETLRKVPKEKDFIIFTLCSVFFHIGWMGAQPLFSIYSIKVLKANEIGISAIAIASSLSSIIAYTKWAKFADKKGNSFALSLAIFGMGITPILYALSSTIKQLVLFNVIVGVSVAGTTLILFNILLEVTPKENRTVYIAIYNTFIAIISAIAPMIGIAIKEATTMKISLVIIGLLRITASIFFFIRDKHRIA
- a CDS encoding NAD(P)H-hydrate dehydratase, which translates into the protein MIGSIGIDIVKINRIERIMDKNGERFLNKVFTTDEIEYIKNKKENIATISGIFASKEAVSKLLGTGIGKVSWKDIEVYHDFFGKPLIILHGNAYIRMKEKLIQNIHLTISHEREYAIAFAVGQGDSSSFLDKELINNTMKDIKYMSEILPKREKNSHKGSFGRVGIIAGSMGMTGAPYLSSEAALRTGSGLVYTISPKSLQNILSIKLTEAIIVPIEDHGRGHFVLDSVDDILEEIEALDLDVIAIGPGLGVDGERRIIVEELLKSIEKPVVLDADGLNCISNKTGILESRREKTVITPHPGELSRLLNISIVDIQNDRIKFAKMASEKYNSITILKGANTIVSSENGEIYINQTGNPGMATAGSGDVLTGVIASFLGQGIDAMKASILGVYCHGLAGDLASIDIGEYGLIARDILKYIPKSINTIQKF
- a CDS encoding LolA family protein, translating into MNMKKVLLVLLILPLLLITSCGRPTDEELFHEVQKTISNFNNYKCTSNIVVKSNKGETKYVFIETFVKPDKIKLEIIEPKDSFGCIIIYDGLKMFLVHPSINQTITLENIKSIDRQYFLGDFFKNLSLCEKPQIMKEKIGEEEYIIINIDMPAQNQYRCSQSVWFNVKDFIPYKMNILDKEGIVNTEVIYEDFDYDIILEQ